In Thermus aquaticus, the sequence TCCTCCACCTCTCCCTCATGCAGGGGGCCGCCGTCGTGGGTGCAGAGGTCCTCGAGGGCGAAGACCTCCTCCCCGGTGTAGAGGAGGAGAATAGGCCTCCTGTGCTCAGGCCGCCGGATCACCAGGCGGCCGTCCTTGAACTCCTTGAGGTTAGCTACTGGGGTCCACATGGGAAAAGCATAAGGGGGAAGCCTTCGCTTCCCCCTTAGGACCTAGAGGCGGACCTTCTCCTCAATCACCGCCTCAATGTGGGCCCGGAGGGCCTTTAGGGGGATGCGAGTGAGGACGTCGGCCAGGTGGGCCTTCACCAGAAGCTCCTGGGCTAAGGCCCTGGGCAGGCCCCGGGACTGGAGGTAGAAGAGCTGCGTCTCGTCCACGGGGGCGGTGGTGGAGCCGTGGGTGCAGCGCACGTCGTTGGCCCCGATCTCCAGCTGGGGGATGGAGTCCACCCGGGCCGTGGGGGAGAGGATGAGGTTGCGGTTGGCCTGGTAGGCGTCCGTCTTCTGGGCTCCCCGCTCCAGGCGGATGAGGCCGGAAAAGACGGCCCGGGCCTCGTCCTTC encodes:
- a CDS encoding Rieske (2Fe-2S) protein → MWTPVANLKEFKDGRLVIRRPEHRRPILLLYTGEEVFALEDLCTHDGGPLHEGEVEEGAIVCPRHGARFDLRTGRQTLPAPKPLKVFPARLEGETVLLDL